In a single window of the Amycolatopsis sp. cg5 genome:
- the moeZ gene encoding adenylyltransferase/sulfurtransferase MoeZ, whose translation MSGKLPPLVEPAAELTKEEVARYSRHLIIPDVGVTGQKRLKNAKVLVIGAGGLGSPALLYLAAAGVGTLGIVDFDEVDESNLHRQVIHGQSDIGKLKAASAQESIAEVNPFVKVYLHTDRLDSSNALEIFRDYDLIVDGTDNFATRYLVNDAAVLLGKPYVWGSIFRFEGQVSVFWEDAPNGKGLNYRDLYPEPPPPGMVPSCAEGGVLGVLCASIGSIMVNEAIKLITGIGEPLLGRLISYDALEMKYREVKIRKDPETPKITELIDYDAFCGVVSDEAANAAAGSTITPAELKAKFDNGDNFALIDVREPHEYEIVNIKGATLIPKDRILSGEAFAELPQDKPIVLHCKSGARSAEALAALHKAGFKDATHLGGGVLAWARQIDQSLPTY comes from the coding sequence ATGTCTGGCAAGCTGCCGCCGCTCGTGGAGCCGGCTGCCGAGCTCACCAAGGAAGAGGTGGCTCGCTACAGCCGTCACCTGATCATTCCCGACGTCGGGGTGACCGGGCAGAAGCGGCTCAAGAACGCGAAGGTCCTGGTCATCGGCGCCGGTGGCCTGGGCAGCCCGGCGCTGCTCTACCTGGCCGCCGCCGGCGTCGGCACGCTCGGCATCGTCGACTTCGACGAGGTCGACGAGTCGAACCTGCACCGCCAGGTGATCCACGGCCAGTCCGACATCGGCAAGCTCAAGGCCGCTTCGGCGCAGGAGTCGATCGCCGAGGTCAACCCGTTCGTCAAGGTGTACCTGCACACCGACCGGCTCGACAGCTCGAACGCGCTGGAGATCTTCCGCGACTACGACCTGATCGTCGACGGCACGGACAACTTCGCCACCCGGTACCTGGTGAACGACGCCGCGGTGCTGCTGGGCAAGCCGTACGTGTGGGGCTCGATCTTCCGGTTCGAAGGCCAGGTCAGCGTGTTCTGGGAGGACGCGCCGAACGGCAAGGGCCTCAACTACCGCGACCTCTACCCCGAGCCGCCGCCGCCCGGCATGGTCCCGTCGTGCGCCGAGGGCGGCGTGCTGGGCGTGCTCTGCGCGTCGATCGGCTCGATCATGGTGAACGAGGCGATCAAGCTCATCACCGGCATCGGTGAGCCGCTGCTCGGGCGGCTGATCAGCTACGACGCGCTGGAGATGAAGTACCGCGAGGTCAAGATCCGCAAGGACCCGGAGACCCCGAAGATCACCGAGCTGATCGACTACGACGCGTTCTGCGGTGTGGTGTCCGACGAGGCGGCCAACGCCGCGGCCGGCAGCACGATCACGCCTGCCGAGCTCAAGGCCAAGTTCGACAACGGCGACAACTTCGCGCTGATCGACGTCCGTGAGCCGCACGAGTACGAGATCGTGAACATCAAGGGCGCGACGCTCATCCCGAAGGACCGGATCCTCTCGGGTGAGGCGTTCGCGGAGCTGCCGCAGGACAAGCCGATCGTGTTGCACTGCAAGTCGGGCGCGCGTTCGGCCGAGGCGCTGGCCGCGCTGCACAAGGCGGGGTTCAAGGACGCGACCCACCTCGGTGGTGGCGTGCTCGCCTGGGCCAGGCAGATCGACCAGAGCCTGCCGACCTACTGA
- a CDS encoding FAD-dependent oxidoreductase: MSPRKVVILGYGMAGARLADEIRHRDPDGSRVMLTVLGEEPHHAYNRVLLSAVVAGTMRPETVRLHDEGWAGKTGVDLRVGTRVTSIDRAVRQVVLADESTVDYDVLVLATGSRPWLPPVEGLELGADVVAFRTLDDCDRILEAAKFGAPVAVLGGGLLGLEAARGLAGRGNFVTVVHPLPTIMERQLDPGASQVLVRSLEKLGIDFRLGASAARYLPGDGLKLDDGSHVPADLVVVSAGVRADTTLAVEAGLQVDRGVLVDDALRTSDGRIHAIGDCAQHPGTISGLVQPAWDQAETLADLLTGTDMRARYRGTSVVTRLKARDIDLASLGEVGAEVGAQGSEVLCFADPSGGRYAKLVVRKDKVAGAIVLGIPDAAANITQLYDRGTPMPADRLSVLLGRSLPGAATPASSPADLPAAAVVCRCNTVTKGRLVEAWKSGACSVAELATATRATTGCGGCGDAVRGIAEWLGAQ, encoded by the coding sequence ATGAGTCCACGCAAGGTCGTCATTCTCGGCTACGGCATGGCGGGCGCGCGGCTGGCCGACGAGATCCGCCACCGCGACCCCGACGGTTCGCGGGTCATGCTGACCGTGCTCGGCGAAGAGCCGCACCACGCGTACAACCGGGTGCTGCTCTCGGCGGTCGTCGCCGGGACGATGCGCCCGGAAACCGTCCGCCTGCATGACGAAGGCTGGGCAGGCAAGACCGGCGTCGACCTCCGCGTCGGCACCCGCGTGACGAGCATCGACCGGGCGGTGCGGCAGGTCGTGCTCGCCGACGAGTCCACAGTGGACTATGACGTGCTCGTGCTGGCGACCGGCAGCAGGCCGTGGCTGCCGCCGGTTGAGGGACTCGAACTCGGCGCCGACGTCGTAGCGTTCCGCACGCTGGATGACTGTGACCGCATTCTCGAAGCAGCCAAGTTCGGCGCGCCGGTCGCCGTGCTCGGCGGCGGCCTGCTCGGCCTCGAAGCCGCGCGCGGACTGGCCGGGCGCGGCAACTTCGTCACCGTCGTGCACCCGTTGCCGACGATCATGGAACGCCAGCTCGACCCCGGCGCGAGCCAGGTTCTGGTGCGCTCACTGGAAAAGCTCGGCATCGACTTCCGGCTCGGCGCGAGCGCCGCCCGCTACCTGCCCGGCGACGGGCTGAAGCTCGACGACGGCAGTCACGTCCCGGCGGACCTGGTGGTGGTCTCGGCGGGCGTTCGCGCCGACACCACGTTGGCGGTCGAGGCGGGACTTCAGGTCGATCGCGGCGTGCTGGTAGACGACGCGCTGCGGACCAGCGACGGCCGCATCCACGCGATCGGCGACTGCGCGCAGCACCCTGGCACGATCTCCGGGCTCGTGCAGCCCGCGTGGGATCAGGCCGAGACGTTGGCGGACCTGCTGACCGGCACCGACATGCGAGCCCGCTACCGGGGAACCTCGGTCGTGACGCGCCTGAAGGCACGCGACATCGATCTCGCGTCTCTCGGCGAGGTGGGCGCCGAAGTCGGCGCCCAAGGGTCCGAGGTCCTTTGCTTCGCCGACCCTTCGGGCGGGCGCTACGCCAAGCTCGTCGTGCGCAAGGACAAGGTCGCCGGCGCGATCGTGCTCGGCATTCCCGACGCCGCCGCGAACATCACCCAGCTTTACGACCGGGGAACGCCGATGCCCGCCGATCGGCTCAGTGTCCTCTTAGGACGATCTCTGCCCGGCGCCGCGACACCCGCGTCGAGCCCGGCGGACCTGCCCGCGGCGGCCGTGGTCTGCCGCTGCAACACGGTGACCAAGGGCAGGCTCGTCGAGGCGTGGAAGTCCGGCGCCTGTTCGGTGGCCGAGCTGGCGACCGCGACCAGGGCGACGACCGGCTGCGGTGGCTGCGGCGACGCGGTGCGCGGGATCGCCGAGTGGCTCGGAGCCCAGTGA
- a CDS encoding nitrate/nitrite transporter, whose product MGSRTGSRWIEHWEPENEQFWESTGKKVATRNLWFSILAEHIGFSVWTLWSVMVLFMGKDYGFSAADKFLLVSTPTAVGALMRLPYTFAVARFGGRNWTVISAALLLIPTILAAVVLEPGVSLSTLMIVAALGGVGGGNFASSMTNINTFFPEKRKGWALGLNAGGGNLGVAAVQLVGLLVIGTVGAAQPRLVLFIYIPLVVVAAVFAWLYMDNLATVRGDTKAMREVIKDPHSLVMSFLYIGTFGSFIGYSFAFGLVLQNQFGRTPLQAVAVTFLGPLLGSLSRPVGGWLSDRLGGGKVTFGTFALMGSATVVLIIASNAKSLALFTIAFIVLFVLTGVGNGSTYKMIPAIFRAKAKVAIEAGADETTELLKARKLSGALIGLAGAVGALGGLFINLAFRESFATAKSGVPAFIGFLAFYGVCFVVTWVVYLRKQPATVTSTRGLALAGAEV is encoded by the coding sequence ATGGGCAGCAGGACCGGCTCGCGCTGGATCGAGCACTGGGAACCCGAGAACGAGCAGTTCTGGGAGTCCACCGGCAAGAAGGTGGCCACCCGCAACCTCTGGTTCTCCATTCTGGCCGAACACATCGGCTTCTCCGTATGGACACTGTGGTCGGTCATGGTCCTGTTCATGGGCAAGGACTACGGGTTCAGCGCCGCGGACAAGTTCCTGCTGGTGTCGACGCCGACCGCGGTCGGCGCGCTGATGCGGCTGCCGTACACCTTCGCGGTCGCGCGATTCGGCGGTCGCAATTGGACGGTCATCAGCGCGGCGCTGCTGCTGATCCCGACGATACTCGCGGCAGTCGTGCTGGAGCCCGGCGTCTCACTGAGCACACTGATGATCGTCGCCGCGCTCGGCGGTGTCGGCGGCGGCAACTTCGCGTCGTCCATGACGAACATCAACACGTTCTTCCCCGAGAAGCGGAAAGGCTGGGCACTCGGCCTCAACGCGGGCGGCGGGAACCTCGGCGTGGCCGCCGTCCAGCTGGTCGGCCTGCTCGTGATCGGCACGGTCGGCGCCGCGCAGCCCCGGCTGGTGCTCTTCATCTACATCCCGCTCGTGGTGGTCGCGGCCGTGTTCGCGTGGCTGTACATGGACAACCTGGCGACCGTGCGCGGTGACACCAAGGCCATGCGCGAGGTGATCAAGGACCCGCACTCGCTGGTGATGTCGTTCCTCTACATCGGCACGTTCGGCTCATTCATCGGCTACAGCTTCGCGTTCGGCCTGGTGCTGCAGAACCAGTTCGGCCGGACGCCGCTGCAAGCGGTCGCGGTGACGTTCTTGGGGCCGCTGCTGGGTTCGCTGTCCCGGCCGGTCGGCGGCTGGCTGTCCGACCGGCTCGGCGGCGGCAAGGTCACCTTCGGCACATTCGCGCTGATGGGCTCCGCGACGGTCGTGCTGATCATCGCGTCGAACGCCAAGTCGCTGGCACTGTTCACGATCGCGTTCATCGTCCTTTTCGTACTCACCGGCGTCGGCAACGGCTCGACGTACAAGATGATCCCGGCGATCTTCCGCGCCAAGGCCAAGGTCGCGATCGAGGCGGGCGCCGACGAGACCACGGAACTTCTCAAGGCCCGCAAGCTTTCCGGCGCGCTCATCGGGCTCGCCGGCGCGGTCGGCGCGCTCGGCGGCCTGTTCATCAACCTGGCGTTCCGCGAGTCGTTCGCGACGGCCAAGAGCGGCGTGCCCGCGTTCATCGGCTTCCTGGCCTTCTACGGGGTCTGCTTCGTGGTGACCTGGGTGGTCTACCTCCGCAAGCAGCCCGCGACCGTCACGAGCACCCGAGGACTGGCACTCGCCGGAGCGGAGGTCTAG
- the nirB gene encoding nitrite reductase large subunit NirB produces MKTLVVAGHGMVAHRLVEAVRADDLDGAWRVVVLGEENRPAYDRVALTSYVDSWDPAKLAMPGAGYEGDERVELRLGDPVVILDRARKTVTTAAGFAQPYDALVLATGSRPFVPPVKGHDLPGVFVYRTIEDLDAIRERAAKPGRGRRAAMVVGGGLLGLEAAKALRDMGMSPHVVEMGPRLMPLQVDEGGGGLLRRLITGLDVTVHTGTSTDAIEADGDRLFARLGNGTELDLDLVVFSAGIRPRDDLARESGLDVGQRGGILVDRSCRTSDENIYAIGECAAVEGKVYGIVAPGYAMAEVVAAQLTGRQATFPEPDTSTKLKLMGVDVASFGDAHAATEGALEVVVNDAVGGTYKKLVVSDDTKTLLGGVLVGDASEYNTLRALVGERLPADPASIISSAPASGSAIGVDALPDAAQICSCNAVTKGAITHAIGEGCDSVAKVKACTRAGTACGSCVPLLGKLLTACGVEQSKALCEHFTQSRAELFEIVRATRIDRFSELIRKHGTGDGCAICKPAVASILASLGNGHILGGEQAGLQDTNDRYLANMQRNGTYSVVPRIPGGEITPEKLIVIGEVARDFGLYTKITGGQRIDLFGATVDQLPQIWRRLVDAGFESGHAYGKALRTVKSCVGSTWCRYGVQDSVGMAIELELRYRGLRSPHKLKSAVSGCARECAEARSKDFGVIATEKGWNLYVGGNGGTTPRHADLIVSDVDSKTLIRTIDRFLMFYIRTADRLQRTAPWIEELDGGLDHLRAVIVDDSLGICAELDAAMAEHVGTYADEWRGVLDDPEKLARFSSFVNAPGVPDPSISFRTEREQKVPVMLGIPEVVGR; encoded by the coding sequence ATGAAGACGCTGGTCGTCGCCGGACACGGCATGGTCGCGCACCGGCTCGTCGAAGCGGTGCGCGCGGACGATCTCGACGGCGCGTGGCGGGTGGTCGTGCTGGGTGAGGAAAACCGCCCAGCCTATGACCGCGTCGCGCTGACGTCCTATGTGGACAGTTGGGATCCCGCCAAGCTGGCGATGCCCGGCGCGGGCTACGAGGGCGACGAGCGCGTCGAACTCCGGCTCGGCGACCCGGTGGTCATCCTCGACCGTGCGCGCAAGACGGTCACCACCGCCGCCGGGTTCGCGCAGCCGTACGACGCGTTGGTGCTGGCCACCGGCTCGCGGCCGTTCGTGCCGCCGGTCAAAGGCCACGATCTGCCGGGCGTTTTCGTCTACCGGACCATCGAGGATCTCGACGCGATCCGGGAACGGGCCGCGAAGCCCGGCCGCGGCCGCCGCGCCGCGATGGTCGTCGGCGGTGGCTTGCTCGGTCTGGAGGCAGCGAAGGCGTTGCGGGACATGGGGATGTCGCCGCATGTGGTCGAAATGGGGCCACGCCTGATGCCGCTTCAGGTCGACGAAGGCGGCGGCGGGCTGTTGCGCAGGCTGATCACGGGACTCGACGTGACCGTCCACACGGGAACGTCGACTGACGCGATCGAGGCCGACGGCGACCGCCTGTTCGCCAGGCTGGGCAACGGAACCGAGCTGGACCTCGACCTCGTGGTGTTCTCCGCCGGTATCCGCCCGCGTGACGACCTGGCCCGTGAGTCCGGTTTGGACGTCGGGCAGCGCGGCGGGATCCTCGTCGACCGGAGCTGCCGCACCAGCGACGAGAACATCTACGCCATCGGTGAATGCGCCGCCGTCGAAGGCAAGGTCTACGGCATCGTCGCGCCGGGCTACGCGATGGCCGAGGTGGTCGCCGCGCAGCTCACCGGGCGGCAGGCGACCTTCCCCGAGCCGGACACCTCGACCAAGCTGAAGCTGATGGGCGTCGACGTGGCGAGCTTCGGCGACGCGCACGCGGCGACCGAGGGCGCGCTCGAGGTCGTCGTCAACGACGCGGTCGGCGGCACCTACAAGAAGCTCGTGGTCTCCGACGACACCAAGACACTGCTCGGCGGCGTGCTGGTCGGCGACGCGAGCGAGTACAACACCTTGCGCGCGCTCGTCGGCGAGCGACTGCCCGCCGACCCGGCCTCGATCATTTCGAGCGCGCCGGCTTCGGGCTCGGCGATCGGCGTCGACGCGCTGCCGGACGCCGCGCAGATCTGTTCCTGCAACGCGGTGACCAAGGGCGCGATCACGCACGCGATCGGCGAGGGCTGCGACTCGGTCGCCAAGGTCAAGGCGTGCACGCGGGCGGGCACCGCGTGTGGTTCCTGCGTGCCGCTGCTCGGCAAGCTGCTGACCGCGTGCGGCGTCGAGCAGTCGAAGGCGCTGTGCGAGCACTTCACGCAGTCGCGCGCCGAGCTGTTCGAGATCGTGCGCGCGACCAGGATCGACCGGTTCAGCGAGCTGATCCGCAAGCACGGCACGGGCGACGGCTGCGCGATCTGCAAGCCCGCGGTCGCGTCGATACTGGCCTCGCTCGGCAACGGGCACATCCTCGGCGGCGAGCAGGCCGGGCTGCAGGACACGAACGACCGGTACCTGGCGAACATGCAGCGCAACGGCACGTACTCGGTGGTGCCGCGGATTCCGGGCGGGGAGATCACGCCGGAGAAGCTGATCGTGATCGGCGAGGTCGCGCGTGATTTCGGGCTGTACACGAAGATCACCGGCGGGCAGCGGATCGACCTGTTCGGCGCGACCGTCGACCAGCTGCCGCAGATTTGGCGGCGGCTGGTGGACGCGGGGTTCGAATCCGGCCACGCGTACGGGAAAGCGTTGCGCACGGTCAAATCCTGCGTCGGTTCGACGTGGTGCCGGTACGGCGTGCAGGACAGCGTCGGCATGGCGATCGAGCTGGAGCTGCGCTACCGCGGCCTGCGCTCGCCGCACAAGCTCAAGTCCGCCGTTTCGGGCTGTGCGCGGGAATGCGCGGAGGCGCGCAGCAAGGACTTCGGCGTCATAGCCACCGAGAAGGGCTGGAACCTCTATGTGGGTGGCAATGGCGGCACCACGCCACGCCACGCCGACCTGATCGTGTCCGATGTGGACAGTAAGACGCTGATCAGGACGATCGACCGGTTCCTGATGTTCTACATCCGCACGGCCGACCGGCTGCAGCGCACCGCGCCGTGGATCGAGGAGCTCGACGGCGGGCTCGACCACCTGCGCGCGGTGATCGTCGACGACAGTCTCGGCATCTGCGCCGAACTGGACGCGGCGATGGCCGAGCACGTCGGCACCTACGCCGACGAGTGGCGCGGCGTGCTCGACGACCCCGAGAAGCTGGCGCGGTTCAGCTCGTTCGTCAACGCGCCCGGTGTGCCGGACCCGAGCATCTCCTTCCGCACCGAGCGGGAGCAGAAAGTCCCGGTCATGCTGGGCATTCCCGAGGTGGTGGGACGATGA
- a CDS encoding TIGR02569 family protein: MVVRHQSPPEHVCSAFGAHPAELEPLPGGTVWRCGDIVVKPVADKSRAVWSARALEQIDAPGLRIARPVRASDGRWIVAGWAANKYVPGTPEHRADETVLAAVKLHQATARLARPSFLASRREPEAIADRVAWGELEVPLEETRGGRWFEVLAGARRPVNLPDQVVHGELLAGVVYSGKAAPGIVDFVPYFRPAEWGAAVVAVDAIAWGGADIELLRRWAHLPEWSQLLLRAILFRLAAHALNPRSTRAALDGLRAAAREVSELV, from the coding sequence GTGGTCGTCAGGCATCAGAGTCCCCCGGAGCATGTCTGCTCGGCGTTCGGCGCTCATCCCGCCGAGCTTGAGCCGCTGCCGGGCGGGACGGTCTGGCGATGTGGCGACATCGTGGTGAAACCCGTGGCCGACAAGAGCCGGGCCGTGTGGTCGGCGCGGGCGCTGGAGCAGATCGACGCGCCGGGCCTGCGGATCGCGCGGCCGGTGCGCGCGTCGGACGGACGCTGGATCGTCGCGGGCTGGGCCGCGAACAAATACGTGCCGGGCACGCCGGAACATCGCGCGGACGAGACCGTGCTGGCCGCGGTCAAACTGCATCAGGCGACAGCGCGGCTCGCGCGCCCGTCCTTCCTGGCGAGCAGGCGGGAACCCGAGGCCATCGCCGACCGGGTCGCGTGGGGCGAGCTGGAAGTGCCGTTGGAGGAGACCAGGGGTGGCCGCTGGTTCGAGGTGCTCGCCGGCGCGCGCCGTCCGGTCAACCTGCCGGACCAAGTGGTCCACGGTGAGCTGCTCGCCGGCGTCGTCTACTCGGGCAAGGCCGCGCCCGGAATCGTCGACTTCGTCCCTTATTTCCGTCCTGCCGAATGGGGTGCGGCCGTGGTCGCGGTCGACGCGATCGCGTGGGGCGGCGCCGACATCGAATTGCTGCGCCGCTGGGCGCATCTGCCCGAATGGTCACAGCTGCTGTTGCGGGCGATCTTGTTCCGGCTAGCCGCGCACGCGCTGAACCCCAGGTCGACGCGTGCGGCACTGGATGGACTGCGTGCCGCGGCCCGTGAGGTCAGCGAACTCGTGTGA
- a CDS encoding DUF3152 domain-containing protein → MDRVTQDARGEERRAQYPSAQRRAPQSGQYRPSQRASTSRVTEERYRPGSRRTAAQPLTAAWEPKSEPAARKKQADKGKLSKLGKVYGWRMYAVPILVVLTVLVVFRTASGPAEPVSEAAGQSTGAAAGSGDGSGDGNGGDVLVENPPTPIDLKVDTAELPDGNPFTETGKGTWHAIPGPAGEKKGTGGAFFTYTIEAEDGLDPATYQGDDSFAASVQNTLSSQQSWVGTGKYTLQRVDANFPNPSFKVSLTSSNTTHRADLCGYQIKFEASCYRSSAGRVIINVARWIRGAKAWENDLSGYRAYAINHEVGHALGGKHVGCAENGALAPVMMQQSFGVANDYVEKLNNIPGGDKGKVPADGKVCKPNAWPNPSGKAGG, encoded by the coding sequence GTGGACCGGGTGACGCAGGATGCGCGAGGCGAGGAACGGCGGGCTCAGTATCCGTCGGCTCAGCGCCGCGCACCGCAGTCCGGTCAGTACCGGCCCAGCCAGCGCGCGAGCACGTCGCGGGTCACCGAGGAGCGCTACCGCCCCGGTTCCCGTCGCACCGCCGCGCAGCCGCTGACCGCGGCATGGGAGCCCAAGTCGGAGCCCGCCGCCCGGAAGAAGCAGGCTGACAAGGGCAAGCTTTCGAAGCTCGGCAAGGTGTACGGCTGGCGCATGTACGCCGTGCCGATCCTGGTCGTGCTGACCGTGCTCGTGGTGTTCCGGACCGCGAGCGGGCCGGCCGAGCCCGTCAGCGAGGCGGCCGGGCAGAGCACGGGCGCCGCGGCCGGATCCGGGGACGGCTCCGGGGACGGCAACGGCGGCGACGTGCTGGTCGAGAACCCGCCGACGCCGATCGACCTCAAGGTGGACACGGCCGAACTGCCCGACGGCAACCCGTTCACGGAGACGGGCAAGGGGACCTGGCACGCCATTCCCGGGCCCGCCGGCGAGAAGAAGGGCACCGGCGGCGCCTTCTTCACTTACACGATCGAAGCCGAGGACGGCCTCGACCCGGCGACCTACCAGGGCGACGACAGCTTCGCCGCCTCGGTGCAGAACACCCTGTCCAGCCAGCAGAGCTGGGTCGGCACCGGCAAGTACACCCTGCAGCGGGTCGACGCGAACTTCCCGAACCCGAGCTTCAAGGTCAGCCTGACCAGCTCGAACACCACACACCGCGCGGACCTGTGCGGCTACCAGATCAAGTTCGAGGCCTCCTGCTACCGCAGCAGCGCCGGCCGCGTGATCATCAACGTGGCCAGGTGGATCCGCGGCGCGAAGGCGTGGGAGAACGACCTGAGCGGCTATCGCGCGTACGCGATCAACCACGAGGTCGGCCACGCGCTCGGCGGCAAGCACGTCGGCTGCGCCGAGAACGGCGCGCTCGCGCCGGTGATGATGCAGCAGTCCTTCGGCGTCGCGAACGACTACGTCGAGAAGCTGAACAACATCCCCGGCGGCGACAAGGGCAAGGTGCCCGCGGACGGCAAGGTCTGCAAGCCCAACGCCTGGCCCAACCCGTCCGGCAAAGCCGGCGGTTAG
- the nirD gene encoding nitrite reductase small subunit NirD: MTVSVERSWVAVCPSGEVPTGSGVAALLADGTQVAIFRTGKDFFGLSNVDPFSGAAVLSRGIVGDSSGVPVVASPIYKQQFDLATGRCLDEDGVSVPTYPVRVVNGVVHVGSP, translated from the coding sequence ATGACCGTGTCCGTGGAGCGATCTTGGGTCGCCGTGTGCCCGTCGGGCGAGGTGCCCACCGGGTCGGGTGTCGCCGCGCTGCTGGCCGACGGCACCCAGGTGGCGATCTTCCGCACCGGCAAGGACTTCTTCGGTTTGTCCAATGTGGACCCGTTCAGTGGCGCCGCGGTGCTCTCGCGCGGGATCGTCGGCGACAGTTCCGGTGTCCCGGTGGTGGCGTCGCCGATCTACAAGCAGCAGTTCGACCTCGCGACGGGACGCTGTCTCGACGAGGACGGCGTGTCCGTGCCGACCTACCCCGTGCGCGTCGTCAACGGCGTGGTGCACGTGGGGTCGCCATGA
- a CDS encoding molybdopterin oxidoreductase family protein: MSAVATHCPYCALQCGMSLRGSDVQPRQFPTNAGGLCQKGWTSGSLLNSPARLTTPLVRVDGELVPSSWDDALGLIARKLTQLRETSGADSVAVFGGGGLTNEKSYLLGKFARVALGTSQIDYNGRFCMSSAAAAGNRAFGLDRGMPFPVTDLAEADVVLLIGANPAETMPPFVQHLRGGELIVVDPRRTPTAELAGLHLAPAPGTDLALALGILHAVVADGHLDQSYVDSRTSGFEDMWRVVARWWPERAERVTGVSAADQRRVAARLAAARNAYILTARGTEQHARGADMVTAWINVALAVGLPGRKGSGFGCITGQGNGQGGREHGQKADQLPGYRKIDDPAAREHVAGVWGVPADSLPGPGRSAYELLDALGTEGGPQALMIFGSNLVVSAPRAAHIADRLAALDLLVVADLVLSETAALADVVLPVTQWAEEDGTMTNLEGRVLLRKRAVTPPEGVRTDLDVIAGLAKLLGQPDGRFPTDAETVFTELREASRGGLADYSGVSYERLRAGEALYWPVPDVEHPGTPRMFLDRFAHADGLARFVAVDHSGPAERTDDEFPLQATTGRVLQHYQSGAQTRLVDELARAVPEVFVEVHPDTAARAGLSEGDWALVKSRRGETRARVRAVASMRPDVVFLPFHFPGAQRANLVTNPALDPISRMPEFKVCAVSLSRDEEDPA; the protein is encoded by the coding sequence ATCAGCGCTGTGGCCACGCACTGCCCGTACTGCGCACTGCAGTGCGGGATGAGCCTGCGCGGTAGTGATGTCCAGCCTCGCCAGTTCCCGACCAACGCGGGCGGGCTGTGCCAGAAGGGCTGGACTTCGGGCTCGCTGCTGAACTCGCCTGCCAGGCTGACCACGCCGCTCGTGCGGGTGGACGGCGAGTTGGTGCCTTCGAGCTGGGACGACGCGCTCGGTCTGATCGCGCGCAAGCTCACACAGCTGCGCGAAACGTCCGGCGCGGATTCGGTCGCCGTGTTCGGCGGCGGCGGGCTGACCAACGAGAAGTCTTATCTGCTGGGGAAGTTCGCCAGGGTCGCGCTCGGTACCTCCCAGATCGACTACAACGGCCGGTTCTGCATGTCGTCGGCCGCCGCGGCGGGCAATCGGGCGTTCGGGCTCGACCGCGGAATGCCTTTTCCCGTTACGGATCTCGCCGAAGCCGATGTCGTGCTGCTCATCGGCGCGAACCCGGCGGAGACGATGCCGCCGTTCGTCCAGCACCTGCGCGGCGGCGAACTCATCGTCGTCGATCCGCGCCGCACTCCGACCGCCGAGCTGGCCGGTCTGCATCTGGCGCCCGCTCCCGGCACGGATCTGGCGCTGGCGCTGGGAATCCTGCACGCGGTCGTCGCGGACGGACACCTCGATCAGTCCTATGTGGACTCGCGGACTTCCGGTTTCGAGGACATGTGGCGGGTGGTCGCGCGGTGGTGGCCGGAACGTGCCGAACGCGTCACCGGGGTGTCCGCCGCGGACCAGCGCCGGGTCGCCGCCAGGCTCGCGGCCGCGCGCAACGCGTACATCCTCACCGCACGTGGTACCGAACAGCACGCGCGCGGCGCCGACATGGTCACCGCGTGGATCAATGTGGCACTCGCGGTGGGCCTGCCGGGCCGAAAGGGTTCCGGCTTCGGCTGCATCACCGGTCAGGGCAACGGTCAGGGCGGGCGCGAGCACGGCCAGAAAGCCGATCAGCTGCCCGGTTATCGCAAGATCGACGACCCGGCCGCGCGCGAACACGTCGCCGGTGTCTGGGGCGTGCCCGCGGATTCGCTGCCCGGCCCCGGACGTTCGGCCTACGAGCTGCTCGACGCGCTCGGTACCGAAGGCGGCCCCCAAGCGCTGATGATCTTCGGCAGCAACCTGGTCGTCTCCGCGCCGCGCGCCGCGCACATCGCGGACCGGCTCGCCGCCTTGGATCTGCTCGTCGTCGCGGATCTCGTGTTGTCCGAGACGGCCGCGCTCGCCGATGTCGTGCTCCCGGTGACCCAGTGGGCCGAAGAAGACGGCACGATGACCAATCTCGAAGGCCGTGTCCTGCTGCGGAAGCGCGCGGTCACCCCGCCCGAGGGCGTGCGCACGGACCTCGACGTGATCGCCGGGCTCGCCAAGCTGCTCGGTCAGCCGGACGGCCGATTCCCCACGGACGCCGAGACGGTGTTCACCGAGCTCCGCGAGGCTTCGCGGGGTGGCCTCGCGGACTACTCCGGCGTCAGCTACGAGCGCCTGCGCGCGGGCGAGGCACTGTACTGGCCCGTGCCGGACGTCGAGCACCCCGGCACGCCCAGGATGTTCCTCGACCGGTTCGCGCACGCCGACGGGCTCGCGCGGTTCGTCGCCGTCGACCACTCCGGCCCGGCCGAGCGGACCGACGACGAGTTCCCGTTGCAGGCCACCACCGGCCGGGTGCTGCAGCACTACCAATCCGGCGCGCAGACCCGGCTGGTCGACGAGCTGGCCAGAGCGGTACCCGAGGTGTTCGTCGAAGTGCATCCCGACACCGCCGCGCGGGCCGGGCTGTCCGAGGGGGACTGGGCGCTGGTGAAGTCGCGGCGCGGCGAGACGCGGGCGCGGGTGCGCGCGGTCGCGTCGATGCGGCCCGATGTCGTGTTCCTGCCGTTCCACTTCCCCGGCGCGCAGCGGGCGAACCTGGTCACCAATCCGGCGCTCGACCCGATCAGCCGGATGCCCGAGTTCAAGGTGTGTGCGGTTTCCCTGTCCCGCGACGAGGAGGATCCGGCATGA